The Cylindrospermum stagnale PCC 7417 genome segment ACTGCTTTTAATAAGGCATCTCGTCGCTGTTGTTTGAGACGGTTTTGGATAATATCTATAAGAATAACTTGATCTTCTGGATCGAGTGCTTCTACAACTTCTATAGCTTGCTGTAATGTAGATGTTTTTTCTAGCATGATTAGTTAGTAAGTCTGATTCTAATTATATTTTAGTACTTACTAGGTCAATGGTTAAGCTAGGTATCAATAGTATCGAAAAATAACTGTAAATTTTAAGTATTCTTATATGGCAAGTGCTTGATGCCAAATTTATAAAAATATTTGTCAAATCATTAAGATTTATTTACATAAACAACATGAATATTGTTTAAACAGATGCCAAATCCCAAGCAGTAACGAGGTTTGAGCGATATCCCACACCAGCTAAACCCGCAACAAACCTTATTTATTCCTAGCCAGTAGGTTTGAGAAAATCAGAAACGATTTAATTAATCAAGCACTTATAGTTATTTCAGTTGAAACGGGAGAACACAAACATGAAATTAGCTTACTGGATGTATGCAGGGCCAGCCCACATCGGCACTTTGCGGATTGCTAGTTCATTTAAAAACGTGCATGCAATCATGCACGCTCCCATTGGTGACGACTACTTTAACGTCATGCGCTCCATGTTATCGCGGGAGAGAAACTTTACCCCAGTGACAACCAGCGTCGTTGACCGCAACGTTTTAGCCCGTGGTTCCCAAGAAAAGGTGGTAGACAACATCACCCGCAAAGATGCCGAGGAACACCCAGATTTGATTGTTTTAACTCCCACCTGCACCTCTAGCATTTTGCAAGAAGACTTGCACAACTTTGTCGAACGGGCGCAGCTGGAGGCGAAAGGGGACGTAATGCTGGCGGATGTGAACCACTACCGCTATAACGAACTGCAAGCCGCCGATCGCACTTTACACCAAATTGTCCAATACTACATTGAGAAAGCCCGGAAGCGGGGGGAACTACCAGAAGGTAAGACCGAAAAGCCCTCGGTTAACATCATCGGTACTTCCACCCTCGGTTTTCACAACAATCACGACTGCACCGAACTCAAACGGCTGATGGCTGATTTGGGGATTGAGGTAAATACCTTAATTCCTGAAGGTGCTTCGGTGAACGATTTGAAGAAAATGCCGAAAGCTTGGTTTAACTTGATTCCTTACCGTGAACTCGGTTTAGCCACAGCCCAATATCTAGAGGAACAATTTGGCACACCTTATATAGATATTACCCCGATGGGTGTGGTAGAAACTGCCCGTTGTATTCGCAAGATTCAGCAGGTGGTTAACGCCCAAGGTGCGGAAGTGGACTATGAAGAGTTCATCAATGAGCAAACTCTGCACGTATCTCAAGCGGCTTGGTTCTCTCGTTCTATCGACTGTCAGAACTTGACGGGTAAGAAAGCAGTGGTTTTTGGGGATAATACCCACGCTGCGGCGATGACCAAGATTTTAGCGCGGGAGATGGGGATTCATGTAGTTTGGGCTGGGACTTACTGCAAATATGATGCAGACTGGTTCCGCGAACAGGTGAGCGAATATTGCGATGAAGTGCTGATTACAGATGATCATGGCGCAATTGGGGATGCGATCGCTCGCGTTGAACCCTCCGCCATCTTCGGAACCCAAATGGAACGCCACGTTGGTAAGCGTTTGGACATTCCCTGCGGCGTCATTGCAGCACCAATTCACGTGCAAAACTTCCCCATTGGTTACAAACCATTTATGGGTTACGAAGGCACAAATCAAATCACAGATTTAATCTACAATTCCTTCACTTTAGGAATGGAAGATCACCTCTTAGAAATCTTTGGTGGTCACGATACCAAGGAAGTAATTAGTAGAGGAATTTCTGCTGATTCTGATTTGAGTTGGAGCAAAGATGGTCAAGCAGAACTGAACAAAATCCCTGGTTTCGTGCGCGGTAAAGTGAAGCGCAACACTGAAAAGTTTGCCCGTGAACGTGGGTTTAAAGAAATTACAACTGAGGTACTTTACGCCGCGAAGGAATCCGTCGGGGCATAGTTTCGGGGGTTAATTGAGAAGATTCAGGGGTAAGGATTTATTGAGGATCTTTACCCCTCAATTTTATTCACTAAAAGGCTTGACAAACAACTGAAGTCTGAACTAATATGGAATCTATTATGTAAATTACTATTTAAAATAACCAAATTAAATATGAATCAAGACACAGCGGCGTTATTTGCGGCAGTTCCTGATGCTGGCATTAAGCACAGTCAAGAAAAAGTTGCGCCTTATGCTGTATGTCATCCAGAATTTCTGGAAGACCTCACCTATTGGGTAGACACAAACCGCAAAACAGCTCTTCACGTGTTTAAGCTGATTGAAGCGATTATGCGAGATCCTTTTACAGGCATTGGTAAACCTGAACCTTTAAAATACCTAGATTCAAATACATGGTCACGACGACTTACCAAAGAACATCGTATTGTTTATCGAGTAAGTGATGACCGAATTGATTTTCTGCAAGCTCGATATCACTATTGAAATCATTATTTCAGTTAATACGCGAGCCTCTAACCAGTCAAGCTATGATGTAGTGGAAAGCGTACCTTACATCTTGTATCAACCCCAATAACCGCCTCAGAATCAATTCCCAGGCGAGTTAGTTAGCTCACTGAGAATGGTGCAAGATGTCAGGTACGGCATTAGGAAAAATACCACCATGTCCAACCAGACAAACTTGACTGATGCTCGTAATAACCTATCTGAACTCTGCGAACAAGTAATTGCAGATAGAGAAGTAGTGATTATTACCCGACAAGACGGTGAAAACGTCGCCCTTATTGCTGCTGATGAACTAGATAGTTTATTGGAAACAACTTATTTACTTCGCTCACCTAAAAATGCAGCACGTTTGTTAACTGCTTTAGAAAGAGCTAAATCTAGAACTTTAAAACCTCAAAATATCAACGAACTACGTCAGGAGTTGGGAATTGACGAAGAAGAAGGATGAACCCCAACCCCAGGAAAATAAAGTTCGAGATGCTGTCTTTCATCCAGAATTTCGGGAAGACCTCACCTTTTGGGTAGAAACAAACCGCAAAACTGCGCTGCGTGCGTTGAATCTAATTGAAGCGATTATGCGAGATCCTTTTACAGGTATTGGCAAACCTGAACCTTTAAAATACTTAGATTCAAATGCATGGTCGCGGCGGCTTACCCAAGAACATCGCATTGTTTATCTAGTAAGTGACGACCGCATCGACTTTCTGCAAGCTCGATATCACTACTGAAACCTGGGGAAGTGCAGAACATGATACAAGACAGACAGCTTAAAGCAGAAAAAATCAAACTCATGGCTGATTATGGATGTTATCCGCTATGGTGGGATAGTTCTGATAAAGCTGGTGATATTGACCCGGAAACATTGTCATTAAGTAAAGAAACAATTACCCGTTTAGAAAAATGGGCAGACGTTTATGATGCAAAATTGAACTGGGAAGATCCTGCTAACTCACCAGGTTTTAGTGCTGAAGAAGAAGCGGCTTTTGAGGAAGAAGGAATTAGTCTTTGGAAGCAACTGCAAATAGAACTTGCACCTAATTATGAAATTGTTTATTTCAGTGAGTCATTACGCAAAGTTGTAAATCATTAAAAATATTAATTTGTGCGTTAGGGAACGCACCCTACAGGATTTAGGTTTATAAACTAATGAAAAATCAAGGGCTTTCAACCCACGAAGGTGGGTTTTGTCTGTGTAGCCGCGATTTCCAATCGCCCATTTAAGTAATAAAAATTGAAAATATTAATTTGTGCGTTAGGGAACGCACCCTACAGGATTGAGATTTATAAACTAATGAAAAATTGAGGTTTTTTAACCCAGGTGGGTTTTGTTTGTGTAGACGCGATTTCTAATCGCCCATTTAAGTCATAAAAATTGAAATTATTAATTCGTGCGTTAGGGAACGCACCCTACAGGAATTTCTCTCTTCCCTTCGTGTCCTATCTCTTCGAGACGCTTCGCGAACGCGTTCTTCGCGGTTAGTTAAAAAAATGCTCAACGAAGCGAGAAAACCCAAAATGCGATCTATTTTGAGGTGAGACGACAACAAAGCATTGAAAAGATGTGGACAATAACACAATCTTGAGGATACTTTATTATCTCAGATTAAAATCAGACCAGCGATATATATTTGTAATACTTCTAAAAAGATTTAGTTATTTTTATTACATTTATACAGATGGCTATTACACCTTGACAAAATCTGCTGTCTAAAGCTAGCAGTACATTTCTACTATTTCCTAAAAGGGAAAATTACTGATAAATAAAAATTTATAGAGCATAAATATCACAATCCAAACCCATCACATCCGCCATTCAACAGCCGAAATTACCTATTTCTGTGTTAACCGAAGTATCTCACATAACGATGTAACAAAAATATCCAGCCAATATGACCAATTCTTTAATAAAAAATCAGAATATGCATGCTAAGGTTTTAACTTCGTTGTCTTCCCATAGCGCCTCAGCCCATGCATCTGCATTATTTACACCCCCAACACCTTGAAGAATTAGTCAAGAGCAGCGGTATAGATTTACACTTGTGCCAGCTTAATTTTAAATCGCTCCAAGGTGAAAACGCTTATGAATACTTACTAATTTCTGAACAACTCCCCCGCACCAACACCGGAATGGTGAAAAGTGGGTGGTTGCAGCGTTATGCTCATATTACAGAAGGTGGTTGGTGGTGTTCTGGACTAGACCCCCTGAAAAATTGGCAAATCATGGAATGGGGATGCTTTAAACCAAGTCAACCCCGACAAAATCAAAATGGCAAATCTATTAAATACGAACATCCCCCCAGCACACCAACACGGGTGTTTTGTCTGCGGGTAACGCTGCAAATTTGGCAGCAAGTTGCCCAACGTTACAATTTAGCCATACCTGAAAATATCACCGTTTCTGCGGATGGGGAAGCGGAAGGTTTTTGGCAATGGGTGATGGAAAATAACATCTCCCTCATCATCTGCGAAGGTGTGAAAAAAGCGGCAACACTGCTAACACAAGGATATGCAGCAATTGCTATTCCCGGAATTACCAGCGGTTACCGAGTTGTTAAAGATGAATTTGGCAAAGTTACCCGTCGTCAACTAATTCCTGATTTAGCAGTTTTCGCCACAACTAACCGTAGCTTTTATATCTGCTTTGACTTTGAAACTCAAGCTAAGAAAATTGCCGCTGTCAATAATGCCATTTCCCAACTGGGTTGTTTATTTCAGCAGCAAAATTGCCCTGTTAAAGTTATTGAACTTCCAGGGATGGAAAAAGGTGTTGATGAATTTATTGTTACCAAAGGGGCAAGTAATTTTGATAAACTTTATCGCCAAAGCGTTGATTTAGAAATTTATCTTGCTCAAACTAAACCCCATAATGAGTTAACAATTCCGGCGGCGCTTACCGTCAACTGTCCTTATTTAGAAGAGATTCCTTTCCCTACATCTGGATTAGTGGGAGTTAAATCAGCTAAAGGAACAGGCAAAACCACAGGACTGCAAACCGTTGTTAAGCAAGCAAAAGGCAGAAATCAGCCTGTTTTATTAATTACTCACAGAATTCTGTTGGGGAGATTTTTGTGTGAAAAAATCGGGATTAATTGGGGAATAGGTAAAGAAGAATGGTTTTTGGAAGATGAACCCACATTACCGATTACAAAATTTCAATTACCCATTACTAAATCTTTTGGTTTGTGCGTTGATTCGATTTGGAGACTTAACCCGGAAGATTGGCAGGGGGCGATAGTAATTTTAGATGAAGTTGAGCAATCTTTGTGGCATTTGCTCAATAGTGAGACTTGTAAACAGAAGCGGGTCAAAATTCTCAGAGTATTCCAACAACTAATTTCTACAGTTTTGACAACTGGGGGGTTAGTGATTGCCCAAGATGCTGATTTATCAGATGTTTCTCTAGAATATTTGCAGGGTTTAGCAGGAATTAAATTAACGCCTTGGGTACTTATTAATCAGTGGAAACCTCAGCAAGGTTGGGATGTGACGTTTTATGATTCCCCAAATCCGACGCCGCTAATTCATCAACTTGAATTGGATTTACTTGCAGGACGTAAATGTTATGTAACTACCGATAGTCGCACTGGAAGATACAGTTGTGAAACTATTGAAAGTTATTTAAAGGAGCGTTTACAAAAGTTGCGACGGGAGTTTCCCAACACTCTGGTAGTTAGTAGCCACACTACTAATACACCTGGTCATGCTGCGGTTGATTTTATAGCAGCTATTAATCAAAAAATTACTGAATATAATACCGTTTTTGTTACTCCTAGCTTGGGTACGGGAATTAGTATTGATGTCCAACATTTTGACCGGGTTTATGGGATTTTTCAAGGGGTAATTCCTGACTCTGAAGCACGTCAAGCTTTAGCGAGAGTAAGGGATGACGTGCCGCGTGTTGTCTGGTGTGCTAAACGTGGTATTGGTTTAATTGGTAGTGGTAGTACAAATTATCGCTTGCTATCTTATTGGTATCAAGAAAATCAAAAAGAAAATTTGGCTTTGCTCAGTCCTCTACATAAAATAGATGTAGATTTACCTTTGGTTTATGACCCAATTCATTTACGAACCTGGGCAAAGTTATCAGCTAGGGTAAATGCTTCTATTCGCCTTTACCGTCAATCGATGCAAGATGGTTTAATTGCAGACGGGCATCAAATTTGGATGCGGAGTAATGCTGTCCATAATAATATTATTAGAGATTTACGACTGGCATTTTTTGCGGCTGACCCCCAGGATTTAGCAACCCGCAAAAGGTTAATATTGGAAATTGTTAAAGTCCAAAAAGATTGGGCAGAAAACAGACAAAAAGCTAAAGATATTAAACGCAAAATCAAAGATATTAAGCAGCAAAATCAATTGACGGCAGCATCTGCTGTGGCTAAGGCTAGGGATATTGATTATGTGGAATATGAGCAGTTATTAGCTAAACATTCTCTCAGTGATGGAGAACGCAACCAAATTAATAAATATATCCTGAGACAAAGGTATGGCGTTGAAGTTAGTCCTTTGCTGAAGTTGCAGGATGATAAGGGTTATTATGGACAATTGTTAACTCACTATTATCTAACACACGAAAGCGAGTATTTTTATGTTAGAGATCAACAAGAATGGTATCAGCAATTGTCTTGGGGTGAGGGTAAGGTTTTTCTGCCAGATTTAAAAACTTATACTCTGAAAGTTGAGGCAATGATAGCTCTAGGAATGCTACAGATTCTTGAACCAAAACGATTATTTAGCGAAGATGATGCTGATTTAATTTGGCTAAAAAATGCTGCTGTTCAGAGTAGTAAACACATTAAAAGGGCGCTGGGAATTGATTTGGTGAGGGGTAAGGAAGGTGTTTCGGGTATCAAAATTCTCGGACGACTGTTAAGTTTGCTGGGTTTGAAGCTGAAGCAGGTAAATGAGGTTTATCAAATTGATTCAGAAATGTTAGATGATGGTAGGAAAAAGATATTTGCAGTTTGGCATCAACGAGATGAGTTGATGTTGAATCATATCAAGGGTGTTGGTGATTTAGAATTGAAGTTTGGGCGTTTTGAAGGGCGACTAGAAGTCGCGGCTACACAAGCAAAACCCGCCTACGCGGGTTAAAGAGGTTGTACATTATTAGTGTCAGAGAGTGAATTTTAGTTGAAAAAATTGTAGGTTGGGTAGAGCACAGGAGGGTTAGTTATACCAATTCTGTAGAAAGATGCGCTCAATTTAAAGATAAACAAACCACTCCAGACGCAGAGAAGCCAGTGCGTTGCGGAGCCAGTTGCGTGGGCGGGTTTCCCGACTTGAGCAAACTGGCGTGGGGTTCCCCCCGTTGTAGCAACTGGCGCGACATGAGAGTTGGAAAAGACAAGGTTAGGAAATTCGGTGCAGCCTCATAAAGAAATGGTATTAGTACCAACAGGATTTTTGTTGGGTTTCGTTCCTCAAACGCCACTTGCTTTAAGTCGGGAAACCCGCCCAACGCAGTGGCTCCCCAACCTACGCTTTAATATTAAGACCTAATTTACAGGACGGGGAATTGCACTAAATGATGCATCAATTACTGGGAATTTTTCCCAACCTGATGCATCAAAGTGCCACCATTCTGTTGGTAGTCCGACAAATCCATATTTTTGCATGGCGTCTTGTAGTAACTGCCGATTTTTTCGAGATTCGCGTGTGCCACCGCTATAGTTTCTATTGGAAGCTGGGGTAAAAGTATCAAATTCACTTGGCATTTTTAGTTCTTTACCTTTACTATCTACCAGTGTCAAATCTACTGCTGCACCGCGATTATGTCGAGAACCTCTGCTAGGATTAGCAATATAATTCTCATCTGGTAGTATCTTCCACATTAGTTTTTGCACTGACAAGGGTCTATAGCAATCGTAGACTTTTAATTTTAGGTTATTTTTTGCTAATTCTTCTTGGACTTGCGAGAGCTTTTTGGCTACTAGATTTCGCAATATGCATCTGCTGTCTGTGTATAGCTTTTTTTTGAGAAAGTTGTTGGGTGTGGCGTAGCGGATATCAAGCATAATCTTTTTGTTGATTGATTGGATATCAACTAGCTGAGAGTTATCAGTAGCTGGAACTGCTGGTGAATAGCTGGAATAAAGGACTAATTCAGATATGGTTTTAGTGGTTGACTGCGGATTTGTGCTGGCTAATGTAACCTGATGGTAGGTAAGATTGAAGAATAGTGTCAATATGATCAATGTTATAAATTTTAGCCAAGGATATTTCATTGCTTATGCCTGGATAATGTTGATGGCTGAGGGTGTAATCTCACTTGACACCAGTGGTCTAAATTAGGACTTACGCATTGACAAAAAATGGTAAATATGATTATCGAGTTTATTCATTGAAAGCTCTATAGATTGTGCGTTAGGCAACGCACACTACGGTTAGGATGGGTAAAAAGATGCATGAAAAAAGCTGGAAAAAAGGGTAAGTTTGTACGGTGCGTAAGTCTTATAA includes the following:
- the bchB gene encoding ferredoxin:protochlorophyllide reductase (ATP-dependent) subunit B, whose translation is MKLAYWMYAGPAHIGTLRIASSFKNVHAIMHAPIGDDYFNVMRSMLSRERNFTPVTTSVVDRNVLARGSQEKVVDNITRKDAEEHPDLIVLTPTCTSSILQEDLHNFVERAQLEAKGDVMLADVNHYRYNELQAADRTLHQIVQYYIEKARKRGELPEGKTEKPSVNIIGTSTLGFHNNHDCTELKRLMADLGIEVNTLIPEGASVNDLKKMPKAWFNLIPYRELGLATAQYLEEQFGTPYIDITPMGVVETARCIRKIQQVVNAQGAEVDYEEFINEQTLHVSQAAWFSRSIDCQNLTGKKAVVFGDNTHAAAMTKILAREMGIHVVWAGTYCKYDADWFREQVSEYCDEVLITDDHGAIGDAIARVEPSAIFGTQMERHVGKRLDIPCGVIAAPIHVQNFPIGYKPFMGYEGTNQITDLIYNSFTLGMEDHLLEIFGGHDTKEVISRGISADSDLSWSKDGQAELNKIPGFVRGKVKRNTEKFARERGFKEITTEVLYAAKESVGA
- a CDS encoding Txe/YoeB family addiction module toxin, with the translated sequence MNQDTAALFAAVPDAGIKHSQEKVAPYAVCHPEFLEDLTYWVDTNRKTALHVFKLIEAIMRDPFTGIGKPEPLKYLDSNTWSRRLTKEHRIVYRVSDDRIDFLQARYHY
- a CDS encoding type II toxin-antitoxin system Phd/YefM family antitoxin, with translation MSNQTNLTDARNNLSELCEQVIADREVVIITRQDGENVALIAADELDSLLETTYLLRSPKNAARLLTALERAKSRTLKPQNINELRQELGIDEEEG
- a CDS encoding Txe/YoeB family addiction module toxin — its product is MTKKKDEPQPQENKVRDAVFHPEFREDLTFWVETNRKTALRALNLIEAIMRDPFTGIGKPEPLKYLDSNAWSRRLTQEHRIVYLVSDDRIDFLQARYHY
- a CDS encoding plasmid replication protein, CyRepA1 family; the protein is MHLHYLHPQHLEELVKSSGIDLHLCQLNFKSLQGENAYEYLLISEQLPRTNTGMVKSGWLQRYAHITEGGWWCSGLDPLKNWQIMEWGCFKPSQPRQNQNGKSIKYEHPPSTPTRVFCLRVTLQIWQQVAQRYNLAIPENITVSADGEAEGFWQWVMENNISLIICEGVKKAATLLTQGYAAIAIPGITSGYRVVKDEFGKVTRRQLIPDLAVFATTNRSFYICFDFETQAKKIAAVNNAISQLGCLFQQQNCPVKVIELPGMEKGVDEFIVTKGASNFDKLYRQSVDLEIYLAQTKPHNELTIPAALTVNCPYLEEIPFPTSGLVGVKSAKGTGKTTGLQTVVKQAKGRNQPVLLITHRILLGRFLCEKIGINWGIGKEEWFLEDEPTLPITKFQLPITKSFGLCVDSIWRLNPEDWQGAIVILDEVEQSLWHLLNSETCKQKRVKILRVFQQLISTVLTTGGLVIAQDADLSDVSLEYLQGLAGIKLTPWVLINQWKPQQGWDVTFYDSPNPTPLIHQLELDLLAGRKCYVTTDSRTGRYSCETIESYLKERLQKLRREFPNTLVVSSHTTNTPGHAAVDFIAAINQKITEYNTVFVTPSLGTGISIDVQHFDRVYGIFQGVIPDSEARQALARVRDDVPRVVWCAKRGIGLIGSGSTNYRLLSYWYQENQKENLALLSPLHKIDVDLPLVYDPIHLRTWAKLSARVNASIRLYRQSMQDGLIADGHQIWMRSNAVHNNIIRDLRLAFFAADPQDLATRKRLILEIVKVQKDWAENRQKAKDIKRKIKDIKQQNQLTAASAVAKARDIDYVEYEQLLAKHSLSDGERNQINKYILRQRYGVEVSPLLKLQDDKGYYGQLLTHYYLTHESEYFYVRDQQEWYQQLSWGEGKVFLPDLKTYTLKVEAMIALGMLQILEPKRLFSEDDADLIWLKNAAVQSSKHIKRALGIDLVRGKEGVSGIKILGRLLSLLGLKLKQVNEVYQIDSEMLDDGRKKIFAVWHQRDELMLNHIKGVGDLELKFGRFEGRLEVAATQAKPAYAG
- a CDS encoding M15 family metallopeptidase, producing the protein MKYPWLKFITLIILTLFFNLTYHQVTLASTNPQSTTKTISELVLYSSYSPAVPATDNSQLVDIQSINKKIMLDIRYATPNNFLKKKLYTDSRCILRNLVAKKLSQVQEELAKNNLKLKVYDCYRPLSVQKLMWKILPDENYIANPSRGSRHNRGAAVDLTLVDSKGKELKMPSEFDTFTPASNRNYSGGTRESRKNRQLLQDAMQKYGFVGLPTEWWHFDASGWEKFPVIDASFSAIPRPVN